The segment AAATAAGTTTCAGGTCAACATCTGGAAATTAAAGTTGTCCGGCAGCGGTTGGTGGACGGACAATAAACAATGCACAATAAACTCATTAAGAACTGTCTGTTGCCGGCATACACAAGTCGGTAACTGAGTGTTACAATAACCACATGtaaaagggtctgaatactttctgaATGCTCAGTAGATTTTGCCAGAATAGTTCATAACTGGGCTTATGTTTTTGTACCCAGAGAAGGAACCGTCACGTAGACAGAGAGGTATTTATTGAACTGATTCAACCTGAAGAAACATTTTGGATATGTCCTTGCTTCAACAGGATGACCAGTATTAATCAATGTCTTCATTCAGTCATCTGATCCATTTATGGCATGTCTGAGGATAATATTCTTGGATGTTCTAGGGAACGCTGTTGTTACACTGTCTCTAACTCCAAGATGGTTTGTTTCATGTTGAATAGAGACATGGACTTGTGTTATCATGTGAAATCATTATTTTTGGTCGATATGTTATTttgattatattattgttatttctttatGAATATCTTAAACATAAAATTGGTTTCTGAGAAGCTCTACAGCTCCAACTAGAGCAAACTAGTATGGCTGGgatcacacacactctttagtttttttaaatgataaatacaaacaaactaattgattatttaatacatttagatCATATTGTAAAATTGATTAACAGAGGTTGTATATGTTCTCTCATTTGATTACAGATGGTCATCAGCCACGATGATATTCACAATGCGGAACTGGAGAAGCATCCTGTGTTCTGCAGGTTAACGTTAAACAAATATGGACTaaagcagaatattttgttatataaaaacatgttgggAATTTTAGAAAGGATTACagctatcttttttttaaattaactttgACTTTTTAATCACTCTGGGGTTATtggaaatattaaaatcaaacaaTCAGCGTAGCCAGATTTGTATCTGGAATTGtgcagaaatatgaaatatgcaacacacacacacacacacacacacacacacacacacacggggggaAAGCTATTTCtcttaacaaaaacaaaatcaacattGCCACCATGAATAGTGCATTAATAATTCACCAGAATTATGAAGACGCATCTTACCATCTGAATAAAGCACCATTGACTTGAGAGCAGGCTTTTATTGGTCAATGGTGCAATCGCTCTGGACGTTACACTAAAGTGCAGAGTGACGTTTATGTTACTGATGAAGATGGGTGGCATTTCCCTTTAATGGAGTTGACAACAATAGAGTGAGTGTGGCCTCGTCACATTTTCTGGATCATGATCTGGAATTTACCTGCAGGGATATAAAGAACACAGAGAAAGGAGAGCATGAGCTAGTCCACTTCAGACATATGGGTTTCAAATGCAGCATGTGACCATAGAGTAAGGCCAAGAGCCTCGTGATACAGTTTGTTGGGTTCTTTGTGGGGCAACTGTGtctcagtggagagcagggtcgtccaGGGTCGAGACACTTCACCCCAAGGAACAGCTACAGGATTGATTTGGTGTTAAGGTCTCGCCccaggacacatcgacatgggctagcggagccggggatcgaaccgccgatcctctgattgaaggacaaccctgctctccactgagaCACAGTCCCCTAATCAAGGAACTTGATTCTCTGATGATGACAGAGTTGCGTTTGAAAGCTCTTGAAAAAGGCCAAAGTTAGGATTTTTCTCGTCTCTGATTGGAGGATGGCCGAACATGTGTGTCTTACAAGCAGGCATGATGGACACCTCAGCAGTCACAATGCTCTTCACCCCCAGGTTGGACAGAGCTCCCCTCACCAGACCACAGGTGAAGGCCAGAtactgcagacagacaaacagtcATCTGTCATAAGAGGAGCAGGGATGGAGGCACGTCTATATAAATCATGCTTAATGTTGCAGGTTTAAAAGGTCCTGCTGGTCTGGGATCAGCTGcctcacaaacaggaaacagagcAGTAAGTCATCTAGAGTACAAATGTCTGACATCGAGCACCTTTGGGGCGTGTTCCAGGTACTGCTTCCCAGCCGACAGCTGACTCAGGAGTCTGAACTTGTTGTCCTGGAGAACGTAGATGCCCTGAAACACAGCATTCAGCGGTACAGCTGGTGGCACAGCATCGGACACAGAGATTTATTTCCCACGGATACAATGTgtattgtgcatgtttgttgtCAGGCTGGACCGTGTCATGTTAAAGAAATAACCTCCTGATGATCGAGAGGAAGTACCTGGTGGTTAGTTCGAAGGTTGTCGATTTGCTTCTTGAACACGCAGGTCCAGAAGTCTTTGCAGACAAACTTCATGATGTCCAGCTCATCTTTGAACCTCGCCGCGTCCTTCGTAAGTCTGCAGAAGAGAAGCTGTCCAAATGAAGTCCAGAAGCTTCACACTGGTCATACTAATGGTTGTTGTCGGTCTTTATTTTAAGTGGAGCAGAACTCAACAGCAGGAAATGATGCACGTATTTAGGGACTATTTTCAACGGTGGAAGAATCCACATTTGTTTCTCTAGTGCGTTTATGTGGTAGCAGGACGGCGTATGTGGGACCGAG is part of the Cyclopterus lumpus isolate fCycLum1 chromosome 7, fCycLum1.pri, whole genome shotgun sequence genome and harbors:
- the trappc6b gene encoding trafficking protein particle complex subunit 6b, whose product is MADEAPFQFLHNEVIQYIYTSAENGETENGRHIATLENMGFRVGQGLMERLTKDAARFKDELDIMKFVCKDFWTCVFKKQIDNLRTNHQGIYVLQDNKFRLLSQLSAGKQYLEHAPKYLAFTCGLVRGALSNLGVKSIVTAEVSIMPACKFQIMIQKM